One window of the Lytechinus pictus isolate F3 Inbred chromosome 5, Lp3.0, whole genome shotgun sequence genome contains the following:
- the LOC129260465 gene encoding arg8-vasotocin receptor-like translates to MDTNYTTIMDDIDTATEIMNSTSGHEIPGLAYDSASRIAALSIVFAIGLVGNLLVYVWLYQHRKEQNRIQVYITSLTTTDVLVLFVILSELIQELEGRVWRSSDAACKLFRLYESLALMASSNMVVGIAIDRYHSVIRALKKPLPELWVIGVAWMTAFVCSLPQLAVFRKDSKSHGASFCMTGFGKLPKWHIQLYVTYVSLVAFLIPFIIICYTYLRILLRLWLGGGSSMFKNKSKWQRTSRWRTLKMTMVIISAYVLCNVPFFSMQLIRVYVSMENFNMVIYGIFGIFASCNSATNPYVFLFFNVCKSKKGYEKAGSTQQTSLEASNVSAGPRIYRETRLSNGNEKVQQIP, encoded by the coding sequence ATGGATACCAATTACACAACCATCATGGATGATATAGACACTGCTACAGAGATCATGAATTCGACCAGTGGTCATGAGATACCTGGTCTTGCCTATGACAGTGCATCCCGGATAGCTGCTCTTTCTATCGTGTTTGCCATCGGTCTGGTTGGAAACCTACTCGTCTATGTCTGGCTGTACCAACATCGGAAGGAACAGAACAGAATTCAAGTTTACATCACTTCGCTGACGACCACCGATGTTCTAGTCCTTTTCGTCATCCTTAGCGAGCTCATTCAAGAATTGGAAGGTCGTGTTTGGAGGTCCAgtgatgcagcgtgtaaactcTTTCGGCTGTACGAGAGCCTCGCGCTGATGGCGAGCAGTAACATGGTGGTAGGCATCGCCATTGACCGTTACCATTCGGTCATCAGAGCCTTGAAGAAACCCCTACCTGAGCTTTGGGTCATCGGGGTAGCCTGGATGACGGCCTTTGTCTGTTCTTTACCACAGCTTGCAGTTTTCAGAAAGGATTCTAAATCGCACGGGGCGTCATTCTGCATGACAGGATTTGGAAAGTTGCCAAAGTGGCACATACAACTGTACGTAACGTACGTTTCATTGGTCGCCTTTCTCATTCCCTTTATAATCATTTGCTATACCTATCTTCGCATTCTCCTTCGCCTCTGGCTCGGTGGTGGCTCTTCCATGTTCAAAAACAAGTCAAAGTGGCAGCGGACATCGCGATGGAGGACACTTAAGATGACCATGGTCATCATCTCCGCCTACGTCCTGTGCAATGTACCATTCTTCAGTATGCAACTCATACGTGTCTATGTAAgtatggaaaattttaatatggTTATCTACggaatttttggcatttttgcCTCATGCAACAGCGCAACGAACCCGTATGTTTTCCTATTCTTCAATGTCTGCAAGTCAAAGAAGGGGTATGAGAAGGCTGGGTCGACGCAGCAGACCAGTCTTGAAGCGTCGAACGTTTCAGCCGGCCCCCGCATATATCGGGAAACACGGCTAAGCAACGGCAATGAAAAGGTCCAGCAAATTCCCTAA